One genomic window of Mogibacterium diversum includes the following:
- a CDS encoding phage tail tube protein: MATNVNAAYVTAGKPKVGGAIWRAPVGTPIPSDAKTALNAAFKSLGYISDDGVKNENKLDTDDVKAWGGNTVASLLKEKTDKFEVTLIEALNVEVLKTAFGSKNVTGTLDDKVVIKSNSSETEDAIYVIETVLKGGYIKRIVVPAGTISEVGEVEYKDDAVIGYELTITAKPDGSENTHYEYIEKA; encoded by the coding sequence ATGGCAACAAATGTAAATGCAGCATATGTTACTGCGGGAAAGCCAAAAGTTGGTGGAGCTATCTGGAGAGCGCCAGTAGGAACACCGATTCCAAGTGATGCAAAAACAGCACTTAATGCAGCGTTTAAGTCACTTGGATATATTAGTGATGATGGTGTTAAAAACGAGAACAAGCTAGATACAGATGATGTTAAAGCTTGGGGTGGAAATACCGTAGCATCTCTGCTTAAGGAGAAGACTGATAAGTTTGAAGTAACACTCATTGAGGCACTTAATGTAGAAGTACTGAAAACTGCATTTGGTAGCAAGAATGTAACAGGAACATTAGATGATAAAGTAGTGATTAAATCAAACTCATCTGAAACAGAAGATGCAATCTATGTTATTGAAACGGTACTTAAGGGAGGCTATATCAAGCGCATTGTAGTACCTGCTGGAACGATTTCTGAAGTAGGTGAAGTTGAGTACAAGGATGATGCAGTAATCGGATATGAACTAACCATTACGGCAAAGCCTGATGGCTCTGAAAACACACATTACGAATATATCGAGAAGGCGTAA
- a CDS encoding phage major capsid protein — protein MAETLQMGTMFAPEVVADLFNKVKGHSTLAQLSGQIPVAFTGSDIFTFSMDSEVNLVGEGGKKGAGGIKAEPVKIVPLKVEYGARVSDEFMYASEEKQLDILTAFNDGYSKKIARGLDIMAMHGVNPRDKQVSTLIGTKSFDTATGVTKVDYIAGTEEAVLETAAAAIGEYDVTGFALSKTFGSELAKIKINGVPQYPEFRFGASPGALGGTACDVNSTVSFANKAVGYVGDFANGFKWGFAKDIPLEVIPYGDPDQTGKDLKAYNQVYLRAETYIGWGILDPSAFAKIIKKD, from the coding sequence ATGGCAGAAACACTACAGATGGGAACAATGTTTGCACCAGAGGTGGTAGCAGATCTATTTAACAAAGTAAAGGGACACTCAACACTTGCTCAGCTATCGGGGCAGATTCCAGTAGCATTTACAGGAAGTGACATCTTCACATTCTCGATGGATAGCGAAGTAAATCTCGTTGGAGAAGGTGGCAAGAAGGGCGCAGGTGGCATTAAAGCTGAACCTGTTAAGATTGTACCGCTTAAGGTTGAGTACGGAGCTAGAGTATCTGATGAATTCATGTATGCATCAGAGGAGAAGCAGCTCGATATCCTAACTGCGTTTAACGACGGTTATTCCAAGAAGATTGCACGTGGCCTTGACATCATGGCAATGCATGGAGTTAATCCTAGAGATAAGCAGGTATCTACGCTAATCGGGACAAAGAGCTTTGATACTGCAACAGGTGTTACAAAGGTAGATTATATAGCTGGAACTGAAGAGGCCGTGCTTGAAACGGCAGCGGCAGCAATCGGCGAGTACGATGTAACAGGATTTGCTCTATCAAAGACATTTGGAAGTGAGCTTGCAAAGATTAAGATAAATGGAGTGCCACAGTATCCAGAGTTTAGATTCGGTGCTAGCCCTGGTGCTCTTGGTGGCACTGCGTGTGATGTAAACAGCACGGTTTCATTTGCAAACAAGGCTGTTGGATACGTAGGAGATTTTGCAAATGGGTTTAAGTGGGGATTTGCTAAGGATATTCCACTAGAAGTTATCCCTTACGGTGATCCAGATCAGACAGGAAAGGACCTCAAGGCGTACAACCAGGTGTACCTCAGAGCTGAGACTTATATCGGCTGGGGAATCCTAGATCCATCCGCGTTTGCTAAGATTATTAAGAAGGACTAG
- a CDS encoding phage Gp19/Gp15/Gp42 family protein: MSNYATLEDINKMWRKLLPNEQERAEALLPIVCDTLRHEASLTGKDLDKMIEASPILGSIAKSVTVDVITRMLLSSTKNEPMTQFSQSAMGYTTSGTYLVPGGGLFIKDAELSRLGLKRQRLGVIDIYGD; this comes from the coding sequence ATGAGCAACTACGCAACTCTTGAAGATATCAACAAGATGTGGCGAAAATTGTTACCGAACGAGCAGGAGCGTGCAGAAGCGCTCCTGCCTATTGTTTGTGACACGCTTAGACATGAAGCGAGTTTAACTGGAAAAGATTTGGACAAGATGATTGAAGCGTCACCAATTCTAGGGAGCATTGCCAAGTCGGTGACAGTAGATGTAATAACAAGAATGCTACTATCATCTACAAAAAATGAACCAATGACACAATTCTCTCAATCGGCGATGGGATACACAACATCTGGCACATATTTAGTCCCTGGCGGTGGTCTGTTTATTAAAGATGCAGAGCTGTCTAGGCTAGGACTAAAAAGACAGAGATTAGGAGTGATTGACATATATGGAGATTAA
- a CDS encoding capsid assembly scaffolding protein Gp46 family protein yields the protein MSDFTPITTQDEFDAAIRERLNRAEQKFAQKYSDYDEIKSNNATLEETIATQTKQIEEFTEKQSGHEKELAELHNRISVYEKNDMKIRVAHEAGIPYELAGKLSGDDEDALRKDAETFKSFLGKPKTPPLRDTEPSGGDMKKAALKSMLGNLRKE from the coding sequence ATGAGTGATTTTACACCGATCACAACACAGGATGAGTTCGATGCAGCAATCAGAGAGAGATTGAATCGAGCAGAACAGAAGTTTGCTCAGAAGTATAGTGATTATGACGAAATTAAATCAAATAACGCTACTCTTGAGGAAACTATCGCAACTCAGACAAAGCAGATTGAAGAATTTACTGAAAAGCAGTCCGGACACGAAAAGGAACTTGCAGAGTTGCACAATCGAATCAGCGTTTATGAAAAGAACGACATGAAGATTAGAGTTGCGCACGAGGCAGGTATTCCATATGAGCTTGCAGGTAAGTTATCAGGTGATGATGAAGATGCTTTGCGAAAGGATGCAGAAACTTTTAAATCTTTTTTAGGTAAGCCAAAAACACCGCCATTGAGGGATACAGAACCATCAGGCGGTGATATGAAAAAGGCTGCACTAAAATCAATGCTAGGTAATTTAAGAAAGGAATAA
- a CDS encoding DUF5361 domain-containing protein — MAAGLKDSSRIKTKVSGLVVSPDTFLLASIFDIVNLLLWSRTEDGEKGRNRPARISANMVSEFASEKINTHETLIFDSAEEFEAARERFRRDK; from the coding sequence TTGGCAGCCGGATTAAAAGACTCAAGCAGAATAAAAACCAAAGTATCGGGACTAGTGGTATCTCCCGATACTTTTTTATTAGCGTCGATATTTGACATTGTAAATCTGCTGTTGTGGTCTCGCACAGAGGACGGAGAAAAGGGAAGAAATCGCCCTGCAAGAATATCAGCCAACATGGTGAGTGAATTTGCTAGTGAAAAGATAAATACTCACGAAACGCTTATATTTGACTCTGCAGAGGAGTTTGAGGCAGCAAGGGAAAGATTCAGGAGGGATAAGTAA